In one window of Prevotella sp. E13-17 DNA:
- a CDS encoding glycoside hydrolase family 43 protein: MCAGSMTYAKKSRTSGNPLFEGWYADPEAAILNHQYWIFPTFSAEYDDQLHFDAFSSRDLVKWKKHPRVLTSENVSWARRAMWAPAILEKDGLYYLFFSANDVHEGEVGGIGVAVSKKPQGPYKDAIGKPLIQKIVNGAQPIDQFVFRDDDGQYYMYYGGWGHCNMVKMAPDLLSLEPLADGTMYKEVTPENYVEGPFMLKRDGKYYFMWSEGGWGGPDYSVAYAISDSPMGPFKRIGKILQQDPTVATGAGHHSVVKGAGADEWYIVYHRRPLGDTGRDHRVTCIDKLEFDDQGFIKPVKMTFEGVSPSPLKKR, from the coding sequence ATGTGTGCAGGTTCTATGACCTATGCCAAGAAGTCGCGCACCAGCGGAAACCCTTTGTTTGAAGGCTGGTATGCCGATCCCGAGGCAGCCATACTCAACCACCAGTATTGGATATTTCCCACTTTCTCTGCCGAGTATGACGATCAGTTGCATTTCGATGCCTTCTCTTCTCGCGACTTGGTGAAGTGGAAGAAGCACCCTCGTGTGCTCACCAGCGAGAATGTCAGCTGGGCACGTCGAGCCATGTGGGCACCAGCTATCCTTGAGAAAGATGGGCTCTACTACCTGTTTTTCTCAGCCAACGACGTTCACGAAGGCGAGGTCGGTGGCATCGGTGTGGCTGTCAGCAAGAAGCCCCAAGGACCCTATAAGGATGCTATCGGCAAACCTCTGATACAGAAAATAGTGAACGGTGCGCAGCCCATCGACCAGTTTGTGTTCCGTGATGATGATGGTCAGTACTATATGTATTATGGTGGCTGGGGCCATTGCAATATGGTTAAGATGGCCCCCGATCTACTCAGTCTTGAGCCTTTGGCCGATGGAACCATGTATAAAGAGGTTACGCCTGAGAACTACGTAGAGGGCCCTTTCATGCTGAAGCGTGATGGCAAGTACTACTTCATGTGGAGCGAAGGTGGCTGGGGCGGTCCCGATTATAGTGTTGCTTATGCCATCAGCGATTCTCCCATGGGTCCGTTCAAGCGTATTGGCAAGATTCTGCAGCAAGACCCGACGGTGGCCACCGGTGCCGGACATCACTCGGTGGTGAAAGGAGCTGGCGCCGACGAGTGGTACATCGTTTATCACCGTCGTCCGTTGGGTGACACAGGCCGCGATCACCGCGTCACCTGCATCGATAAATTAGAGTTCGACGACCAAGGATTTATCAAACCCGTCAAGATGACTTTTGAGGGTGTGAGCCCCTCTCCGCTTAAAAAAAGGTAG
- a CDS encoding glycoside hydrolase family 76 protein, with protein sequence MKKSFFSLLLLSTCSIAMGAVEVGKTYRIAPVADTTKSLMVSNSSTDNKASVVVWTETHVPVQQWTAEDAGEGQIAFRNVYTGKYLDASSASLTQVAEQSAWTLIADEEQSDCYLLKQRAALRLTNPVEGRQPIIGGAGSLWLVEEVQPQTTFDETARQRMLNGYLLQYMQDRGKGYRTFCAGGWGEAETLESILDCYEATGDNRVLDVFESCYNYLRSQVGASWNILVYKDEYKWYGHDFNDDVMWLIIAAARAHLLTGKAIYLNDAKRNFDIIWNRAYLGYIGMLRWAENSGDRNGTNSCINGPAEVAACYIGMGTGDESYFEKARELYQNQRQYLFEPSTGRVWDSVVLDPNTLAVKSRNNWVSTYNQGTMLGAATLLYRHYGTAQYKQDADKIINRARVDLCNQEGIIHVCQSADGDFQGFKGILMRYAGLYAREFNSEDYQQWVLTNAARAYNNMNSHSFGHSAWLTKASEDFMFGSGDKAVDYSREGCAFGGATSLSAAFSVPVGKLQKTAISSADAQRDEHRSLIFNYQAERAGHYMVKLFYRSDSKTTLSLDVNNAYTISSALATTGSAQGQRMLFITLHAGDNILSFSNSSNQLPDIEKIEVTFLSEVFNTLEAEYAVTSGNVTLSQSDDASGGMYARNIGNGSSNTITFKYDAAEAGDYYVDVTYFYSQNRQMYVRVNNGTKVSTTYESTGSLDAAKAKVKRLQVTLKAGTNTITFGNDNGSAPYIDVISLNRVDDPAAMMTVARNAESKDQFWYSLTGVRHQTVVKPGIYIRGQKKYVVR encoded by the coding sequence ATGAAAAAGTCTTTTTTTAGTCTTCTTCTTTTATCCACATGCTCTATAGCCATGGGGGCTGTAGAGGTGGGCAAGACCTACCGCATCGCTCCAGTGGCAGACACCACGAAGTCGCTGATGGTCAGCAACTCATCTACAGACAACAAAGCCTCTGTGGTCGTGTGGACCGAGACTCATGTGCCCGTTCAGCAGTGGACGGCTGAGGATGCCGGCGAGGGCCAGATAGCCTTTCGCAATGTTTATACGGGCAAGTATCTCGATGCCAGTAGCGCTTCTTTGACGCAGGTTGCTGAGCAGTCTGCATGGACTCTGATTGCTGACGAAGAACAATCGGATTGTTATCTGCTGAAACAGAGGGCTGCTCTTCGTCTGACCAATCCTGTTGAAGGCCGTCAACCAATCATTGGCGGTGCCGGTTCATTGTGGCTCGTGGAGGAAGTGCAGCCACAGACGACTTTCGATGAGACCGCACGTCAGCGCATGCTGAACGGCTATCTGTTGCAATATATGCAAGACCGTGGCAAAGGCTATCGCACGTTCTGTGCTGGCGGATGGGGCGAGGCCGAGACGCTCGAGAGCATTCTCGACTGCTATGAGGCCACGGGCGATAACCGTGTGCTTGATGTTTTCGAGTCTTGCTACAATTATCTCAGAAGCCAAGTAGGCGCCAGTTGGAATATTCTGGTCTATAAGGATGAATACAAATGGTATGGCCACGACTTCAATGATGATGTGATGTGGCTCATCATTGCTGCAGCCCGAGCCCATTTGTTGACAGGCAAGGCGATATATCTGAACGATGCAAAGCGCAACTTTGACATCATCTGGAACCGTGCTTATCTGGGTTATATTGGCATGTTGCGCTGGGCCGAGAACTCTGGCGATCGCAATGGCACCAACTCGTGTATCAATGGTCCTGCCGAGGTGGCAGCCTGCTATATCGGCATGGGCACTGGCGACGAGAGCTATTTTGAAAAGGCCCGTGAACTGTATCAGAACCAGCGTCAGTATCTGTTTGAACCTTCTACGGGCAGGGTGTGGGACAGTGTGGTACTCGACCCCAACACGCTGGCAGTGAAGAGTCGCAACAACTGGGTTTCTACCTACAACCAGGGCACCATGTTGGGTGCTGCCACGTTGTTGTATCGCCATTATGGCACCGCCCAATATAAGCAAGATGCCGACAAGATTATCAATCGGGCACGTGTTGACCTCTGCAATCAGGAGGGCATTATCCATGTCTGTCAGAGTGCCGATGGCGACTTTCAGGGCTTCAAGGGCATCTTGATGCGCTATGCTGGTCTGTATGCTCGCGAGTTCAATAGCGAGGACTATCAGCAGTGGGTGCTCACGAATGCTGCCCGTGCCTACAACAACATGAACTCCCATTCGTTTGGTCATTCAGCTTGGCTGACCAAGGCTAGCGAAGACTTTATGTTTGGTTCTGGCGATAAGGCCGTAGATTACAGTCGCGAGGGTTGTGCTTTCGGTGGTGCCACCTCGTTGTCGGCGGCTTTCAGCGTTCCTGTTGGAAAACTGCAAAAAACTGCCATTTCATCGGCAGATGCTCAGCGTGACGAGCATCGCAGTCTGATTTTCAACTATCAGGCCGAACGTGCCGGTCACTACATGGTGAAGTTGTTCTATCGTTCAGATAGCAAGACGACTCTGTCGCTGGATGTTAACAATGCCTACACCATTTCTTCTGCGCTGGCTACCACAGGCAGTGCACAGGGGCAACGCATGTTGTTCATCACCCTTCATGCAGGCGATAACATCCTCAGTTTCAGCAACAGCAGTAACCAGCTGCCAGACATTGAGAAGATTGAAGTGACCTTCCTCAGCGAGGTGTTCAACACGCTGGAAGCCGAGTATGCCGTCACCTCAGGTAACGTGACATTGAGTCAGTCGGACGATGCTTCTGGTGGCATGTATGCCCGTAATATCGGTAATGGCTCTTCTAACACCATCACCTTCAAGTATGATGCAGCCGAAGCTGGCGACTACTATGTTGATGTCACCTACTTCTACTCACAGAACCGTCAGATGTACGTACGCGTGAACAATGGCACTAAGGTTTCCACCACCTACGAGAGCACAGGCAGTCTGGATGCTGCCAAGGCCAAGGTGAAACGCTTGCAGGTGACGCTCAAGGCGGGTACCAACACCATTACGTTTGGCAACGATAATGGCAGTGCACCCTATATCGATGTGATTTCGCTGAACCGTGTGGACGATCCTGCAGCCATGATGACTGTAGCTCGCAATGCAGAATCGAAAGACCAGTTCTGGTATTCGTTGACGGGCGTGAGGCACCAAACGGTCGTTAAGCCCGGTATCTACATCCGTGGTCAAAAGAAATATGTGGTTCGATAA
- a CDS encoding acyl carrier protein, with product MSEIESKVKAIIVDKLGVDEAEVKPEASFTNDLGADSLDTVELIMEFEKEFGISIPDDKAEKIGTVADAISYIEENAK from the coding sequence ATGTCAGAAATTGAAAGCAAAGTAAAGGCTATTATCGTTGATAAGCTCGGTGTTGACGAAGCAGAGGTTAAGCCCGAAGCAAGTTTCACAAACGACCTGGGTGCAGACTCACTGGACACCGTAGAGCTCATCATGGAGTTCGAGAAGGAGTTCGGTATCTCAATTCCCGATGATAAGGCCGAGAAGATTGGCACCGTTGCTGATGCCATTTCTTATATTGAGGAGAACGCAAAATAA
- a CDS encoding MATE family efflux transporter, with the protein MSLNKKVLALAVPSIVSNITVPLLGLCDVVVMGHVGGARHIGAIAVGAMIFNVMYWLFGFLRMGTSGLTAQALGARQLQVAATMLRRGLLVALSVGLLIVLLQWPLRALMFFLMQLTPEVAPLCTSYYNICVWGAPAMLGLYVLMGWLIGMQNTRIPMLLAIGQNVVNIGLSLLLVIGFGMEIQGVALGTMVAQWSTFLVGIALILRYYGRLLRRHRSRWSELRRGLARFFSINLDIFLRTVCLVAVNLYFTSAGAMQGAEILAANTLLLQFFMFFSYVMDGFAFAGEALAGRYLGARNQSMLKRTVRHIFGWGVLVASLFTLVYYSCGSAVLRLLTTDADVVHTATRYLWWAVAVPFAGMAAFVWDGIFIGMLKTRGMLLSCLVAALAFFLIYWWMFPVMQNHALWLAFIIYLLTRGLVQTFISFRPFPKHFF; encoded by the coding sequence ATGTCTTTGAACAAAAAGGTTTTAGCATTGGCGGTGCCAAGCATCGTTTCCAACATCACGGTGCCTCTTTTGGGGCTCTGTGATGTGGTTGTCATGGGGCATGTGGGAGGTGCGCGCCATATTGGTGCCATTGCTGTGGGGGCCATGATTTTCAATGTGATGTATTGGCTTTTCGGATTCCTGCGCATGGGGACGAGTGGTCTGACGGCACAGGCTCTTGGTGCGCGCCAGTTGCAGGTGGCTGCCACCATGTTGCGCCGCGGCTTGCTGGTGGCGCTGTCGGTGGGACTGTTGATTGTGCTGCTACAATGGCCTTTGCGTGCGTTGATGTTTTTCTTGATGCAACTGACGCCCGAGGTGGCTCCTCTCTGTACATCTTATTATAATATATGTGTATGGGGTGCGCCCGCCATGCTGGGGCTTTATGTGTTGATGGGGTGGCTTATAGGTATGCAGAACACGCGTATCCCGATGTTGTTGGCCATTGGTCAAAACGTGGTCAACATTGGGTTGTCGCTCCTGTTGGTCATCGGCTTCGGCATGGAGATACAAGGTGTGGCTCTAGGCACGATGGTGGCGCAGTGGTCCACGTTCTTGGTGGGCATAGCTCTGATTCTCAGGTACTATGGGCGTCTGTTAAGGCGTCATCGCTCGCGGTGGAGCGAACTGCGACGGGGGCTGGCTCGCTTCTTCAGCATTAATCTCGACATCTTCCTGCGGACCGTCTGTCTGGTGGCGGTCAACCTCTACTTTACTTCTGCGGGTGCCATGCAGGGTGCCGAGATACTGGCTGCCAACACGCTGCTGTTGCAGTTCTTCATGTTCTTCAGCTATGTGATGGATGGTTTCGCTTTTGCGGGCGAGGCTTTGGCAGGTCGCTACCTGGGTGCCCGCAATCAGTCCATGTTGAAGCGCACTGTGCGACATATCTTTGGCTGGGGTGTGTTGGTGGCTTCGTTGTTCACGTTGGTCTATTATTCCTGCGGCAGTGCGGTGCTCCGTCTGCTGACCACCGATGCCGACGTGGTTCACACAGCCACTCGTTATCTGTGGTGGGCGGTAGCAGTACCGTTTGCCGGTATGGCAGCCTTTGTGTGGGACGGCATCTTCATCGGTATGCTGAAGACGCGCGGCATGTTGCTTTCGTGTTTGGTGGCAGCCCTTGCCTTCTTCCTCATTTATTGGTGGATGTTCCCCGTCATGCAGAATCATGCACTGTGGTTGGCCTTTATTATCTATCTGCTGACCAGAGGATTGGTGCAGACTTTTATTTCCTTTAGACCCTTTCCGAAACACTTTTTTTGA
- the fabF gene encoding beta-ketoacyl-ACP synthase II translates to MELKRVVVTGLGAVTPVGNTPDEMWNNLINGVSGAAPITTFDTTNFKTKFACEVKNLNVNDFLDRKEARKMDRYTQLALIAAKQAVEDCGWNLEQEDKDRIGVVFGVGIGGIKTFEDEITYYGVHREDGPKFNPFFIPKMIADIAAGQISIMYGFHGPNYITSSACASSSNALADAFNLIRLGKANAIVTGGAEAAICESGVGGFNAMHALSTRNDEPEKASRPFSASRDGFVMAEGAGCLILEELEHAKARGAKIYAEMVGAGMSADAHHITASHPEGLGAKLVMKNALEDANMKPEDIDYINVHGTSTHVGDISEAKAIKDVFGDAAFKLNISSTKSMTGHLLGAAGAVEAMATILAVKNDIVPPTINHEDGDEDPEIDYNLNFTFNKAQKRTVRAGLSNTFGFGGHNACVVFKKFSD, encoded by the coding sequence ATGGAATTAAAAAGAGTCGTTGTCACAGGTCTGGGCGCAGTTACGCCAGTGGGTAACACTCCCGACGAGATGTGGAATAACCTCATCAACGGCGTTAGCGGAGCAGCACCTATAACAACTTTTGATACCACAAATTTCAAAACCAAGTTTGCATGTGAGGTAAAGAACCTCAATGTGAACGACTTCCTGGATCGCAAGGAGGCCCGCAAGATGGACCGCTACACTCAGCTGGCACTGATTGCTGCCAAGCAGGCTGTCGAGGACTGCGGATGGAACCTTGAGCAGGAAGACAAAGACCGCATCGGTGTTGTCTTCGGCGTAGGCATCGGCGGTATTAAGACTTTTGAGGACGAGATCACCTACTATGGTGTTCACCGCGAAGACGGTCCTAAGTTCAACCCCTTCTTCATCCCCAAGATGATTGCCGATATCGCAGCCGGACAGATTTCTATCATGTACGGTTTCCATGGTCCCAACTATATCACATCGTCTGCATGTGCTTCATCAAGCAACGCACTGGCTGATGCCTTCAACCTGATTCGTCTGGGCAAGGCTAACGCTATCGTTACCGGTGGTGCCGAGGCAGCTATCTGCGAGAGCGGTGTAGGTGGTTTCAATGCCATGCACGCCCTGTCAACTCGCAACGACGAGCCCGAGAAGGCCAGCCGTCCATTCAGCGCTTCACGCGATGGTTTCGTCATGGCAGAAGGTGCTGGTTGCCTCATCCTGGAGGAACTGGAGCATGCTAAGGCTCGTGGTGCCAAGATCTATGCAGAGATGGTTGGTGCTGGCATGAGTGCCGATGCTCACCACATCACCGCTTCACACCCCGAAGGACTGGGCGCCAAGCTGGTGATGAAGAACGCACTGGAAGATGCCAACATGAAGCCCGAGGATATCGACTACATCAACGTACACGGTACGTCAACACACGTCGGCGATATCTCTGAGGCTAAGGCCATCAAGGATGTCTTTGGCGATGCAGCCTTCAAGCTGAACATCTCTTCGACCAAGTCAATGACTGGTCACCTGCTTGGTGCTGCCGGTGCCGTAGAGGCCATGGCCACCATCCTGGCAGTGAAGAACGACATCGTTCCTCCAACCATCAATCATGAGGATGGCGACGAGGATCCTGAGATTGACTATAACTTGAACTTCACTTTCAACAAGGCACAGAAGCGCACCGTGCGCGCAGGTCTGAGCAACACCTTCGGTTTTGGCGGACACAATGCCTGCGTTGTATTCAAGAAATTTTCAGATTAA
- the rnc gene encoding ribonuclease III: MKIKDIIDCIKLPFRKEKELYSSLYAIIGFYPRNIKYYKMALTHKSSGKRNEKGRPLNNERLEFLGDALLDAVVGHIVYEHFEGKREGFLTNTRSKLVSRETLGKLAQEMGLTELIQSSGTQRSHNSYMAGNAFEALVGAIYLDQGYDAVMLFMKQRILAQMVNIDKVAYKEVNFKSKLLEWTQKNRVRMDFKIQKETQDENGSPVFSFIVMIEGVEGGKGQGFSKKEAQQNASKETLQRLRREPQFIDAIFHAKSERTKMEEEPTAIAPDLEKEKEFIIQTEKKEKADTPQKTKAPRPADKQEKAAESDVDEFDLSDISHQPKEQSREDIIAAAEAAAYDA, encoded by the coding sequence ATGAAGATTAAAGATATTATTGACTGTATAAAGCTCCCTTTCCGCAAGGAAAAGGAGCTTTATTCTTCTCTGTATGCCATCATCGGCTTCTACCCCCGCAACATCAAGTACTACAAAATGGCCCTGACACATAAAAGCTCGGGGAAGAGAAACGAGAAAGGACGTCCGCTGAACAACGAGCGCCTGGAGTTTCTCGGCGATGCTCTACTTGATGCCGTGGTGGGACACATCGTCTATGAGCATTTCGAAGGCAAGCGAGAAGGATTTCTCACCAACACTCGTTCTAAGTTGGTGAGCAGAGAGACTTTGGGAAAACTGGCCCAGGAGATGGGCCTCACCGAACTGATTCAGAGCAGCGGCACACAGCGCTCGCACAACAGCTATATGGCTGGCAATGCTTTCGAGGCTCTCGTTGGAGCCATCTATCTGGACCAAGGCTATGATGCCGTCATGCTGTTTATGAAGCAGCGCATCCTGGCTCAGATGGTGAACATAGACAAGGTGGCTTATAAGGAGGTGAACTTCAAGTCCAAGCTGTTGGAGTGGACCCAGAAGAACCGCGTTCGCATGGACTTCAAAATACAGAAGGAGACACAGGACGAGAACGGCTCGCCCGTCTTCTCATTCATCGTCATGATAGAAGGTGTGGAAGGTGGCAAGGGGCAGGGCTTCTCGAAGAAAGAGGCCCAGCAGAATGCCTCTAAGGAGACGCTTCAACGTCTGCGCCGCGAACCTCAGTTCATCGATGCCATCTTCCATGCCAAGTCTGAACGCACCAAGATGGAAGAAGAGCCTACGGCCATCGCGCCCGATCTGGAGAAGGAAAAGGAGTTCATCATCCAGACCGAGAAGAAAGAGAAGGCAGATACGCCTCAGAAGACCAAAGCCCCTCGTCCTGCCGACAAACAGGAGAAGGCTGCTGAAAGCGACGTTGACGAGTTCGACCTTTCAGACATCAGCCATCAACCCAAGGAACAGTCACGCGAAGACATTATTGCGGCAGCCGAAGCCGCTGCCTACGACGCATGA
- a CDS encoding glycoside hydrolase family 125 protein, whose translation MNLKPIALSVMVAMTMPVAAQNNQVSMKYADQIAVPADNIKVCRRPAANERLFHAEVIEKKIKEVKKLLKDAPYLAWMFENCFPNTLDTTVHYSDSEGDDDTFVYTGDIHAMWLRDSGAQVWPYVQFAKQDKDIRKMVRGTILRQLKCIIIDPYANAFNMGPTGGEWQSDYTDMKLELHERKYEIDSLCYPIRLAYYYWLVTGDDSIFGDLWQRAMQKILQTFREQQRKDNLGPYHFERKTNRQFDTTSNNGYGTPVNPVGLIVSSFRPSDDATTFQFLVPSNFFAVTSLRKAAEVLTKVNHNAALAKECRVLANEVETALKKYAVYDHPKYGKIYAFEVDGFGNHLLMDDSNVPSLLAMPYLGDVPVDDPIYQNTRRFVWSKDNPYFFSGKAGEGIGGPHVGYDMVWPMSVMMKAFTSQDDEEILWCLQQLVNTDNGTGFIHESFHKDDAANYTRSWFAWQNSLFGELILKLIDEGKLELLKKVQKQ comes from the coding sequence ATGAACCTAAAACCAATTGCTTTGTCAGTAATGGTCGCCATGACTATGCCTGTGGCGGCACAAAACAATCAAGTTTCAATGAAGTATGCAGACCAGATTGCTGTGCCTGCCGATAACATTAAAGTGTGCCGACGTCCGGCAGCCAATGAGCGTCTTTTCCATGCAGAGGTCATTGAGAAGAAGATCAAGGAAGTGAAGAAGCTCCTCAAGGATGCGCCCTATCTGGCTTGGATGTTTGAGAACTGCTTCCCAAATACACTGGACACGACCGTACACTACAGTGATAGCGAAGGCGATGATGACACCTTTGTCTATACAGGTGATATCCACGCCATGTGGTTGCGCGACTCTGGTGCACAGGTCTGGCCCTATGTGCAGTTTGCCAAACAGGATAAGGATATCCGTAAGATGGTGCGTGGCACCATCCTTCGTCAGCTGAAGTGCATCATCATCGATCCCTATGCCAACGCCTTCAACATGGGTCCCACCGGTGGTGAGTGGCAGAGTGACTACACCGACATGAAACTCGAACTGCACGAGCGCAAGTATGAGATAGACTCTCTCTGCTATCCCATCCGTCTGGCTTACTACTACTGGCTGGTGACGGGCGATGACAGCATCTTTGGCGACCTGTGGCAGCGGGCTATGCAGAAGATTCTGCAGACCTTCCGCGAACAGCAGCGCAAGGACAATCTCGGTCCTTATCATTTTGAGCGTAAGACCAACCGTCAGTTCGACACCACCAGCAACAACGGCTACGGTACGCCTGTCAACCCCGTGGGCCTGATTGTCTCTTCTTTCCGTCCTTCCGACGATGCCACCACGTTCCAGTTCCTGGTTCCTTCCAACTTCTTTGCTGTCACCTCTCTGCGTAAGGCTGCCGAGGTGCTGACCAAGGTGAATCATAATGCGGCCTTGGCAAAGGAGTGCAGGGTGCTGGCCAACGAGGTAGAGACCGCTCTGAAGAAATATGCCGTCTATGACCATCCCAAGTATGGCAAGATTTATGCTTTCGAGGTGGATGGCTTCGGCAATCACCTGCTGATGGACGATAGCAACGTGCCCAGTCTTCTGGCAATGCCTTATCTGGGCGACGTGCCCGTAGATGATCCTATCTACCAGAACACCCGCCGCTTTGTGTGGAGCAAGGACAATCCTTATTTCTTCAGCGGCAAGGCCGGCGAGGGCATTGGTGGTCCTCACGTGGGCTACGACATGGTTTGGCCGATGTCTGTCATGATGAAGGCTTTCACCAGTCAGGACGACGAAGAGATACTGTGGTGCCTGCAGCAGCTGGTCAACACAGACAATGGCACCGGCTTCATCCACGAGTCATTCCACAAGGATGATGCCGCCAACTATACCCGTTCATGGTTTGCTTGGCAGAACTCTCTCTTTGGCGAGCTGATCCTGAAGCTTATCGACGAGGGAAAATTGGAACTCTTGAAGAAAGTACAGAAGCAGTAA